One segment of Pseudomonas pohangensis DNA contains the following:
- a CDS encoding NAD(P)/FAD-dependent oxidoreductase: protein MSAPLVIVGTGLAGYNLAREWRKLDSSTPLLLITADDGRSYSKPMLSTGFGKQKDADGLAMAQAGAMAEQLNAEVRTHTRITGIDPGHRRLWIGEEAVSYRDLVLAWGAEPIRVPVAGDAAERVLPVNDLEDYARFCQAAAGKQRVLVLGAGLIGCEFANDLTAGGYQVELVAPCEQVMPGLLPPEAAGAVQAGLESLGVGFHLGPVLNSLQYAGERLLAELSDGTRIDCDLVLSAVGLRPRTALAEQAGLACGRGISVDRLLQSSHANIYALGDCAEVDGLSLLYVMPLMTCARALAQTLAGNPTRVSYGPMPVTVKTPVCPLVVSPPPRGTAGSWQAEGSGRDLKLLCRAADGSLLGYALTGSAVQEKLALNRELPALLA, encoded by the coding sequence ATGAGCGCACCCCTGGTAATAGTCGGTACCGGTCTGGCCGGTTACAACCTGGCCCGCGAGTGGCGCAAGCTCGACAGCAGCACGCCGTTGCTGCTGATCACCGCCGATGACGGGCGCTCCTATTCCAAGCCGATGCTGTCTACCGGCTTCGGCAAGCAGAAGGATGCCGACGGGCTGGCCATGGCCCAGGCCGGTGCCATGGCCGAGCAGCTGAATGCCGAGGTGCGCACCCATACGCGGATTACCGGCATCGACCCCGGGCACCGGCGCCTGTGGATCGGTGAAGAAGCGGTGTCGTACCGCGATCTGGTGCTGGCCTGGGGCGCCGAACCGATCCGTGTGCCGGTTGCCGGCGATGCTGCGGAACGGGTGCTGCCGGTCAATGATCTGGAAGACTACGCACGCTTCTGCCAGGCCGCTGCCGGCAAGCAGCGGGTGCTGGTGCTCGGCGCCGGGCTGATCGGCTGCGAGTTTGCCAATGACCTGACGGCCGGCGGCTATCAGGTCGAACTGGTGGCACCCTGCGAGCAGGTCATGCCCGGTCTGCTGCCGCCCGAGGCGGCCGGTGCGGTGCAGGCCGGACTGGAAAGTCTGGGTGTGGGTTTTCACCTCGGCCCGGTACTCAACAGCCTGCAATATGCCGGCGAGCGCCTGCTTGCCGAACTGTCCGACGGCACCCGCATCGACTGTGATCTGGTGCTCTCGGCCGTCGGCCTGCGCCCGCGCACGGCACTGGCCGAACAGGCCGGGCTGGCTTGCGGGCGCGGTATCAGTGTCGATCGCCTGCTGCAGAGCTCCCACGCGAATATCTACGCCCTCGGCGACTGTGCCGAGGTGGACGGCCTCAGCCTGCTCTATGTGATGCCGTTGATGACCTGCGCCCGGGCGCTGGCGCAAACCCTGGCGGGCAACCCGACCCGGGTCAGTTACGGGCCGATGCCGGTCACCGTGAAGACCCCGGTGTGTCCGCTGGTGGTGTCACCGCCGCCGCGCGGGACTGCCGGCAGCTGGCAGGCCGAAGGCTCGGGGCGTGACCTCAAGCTGCTCTGCCGGGCGGCCGATGGCAGCCTGCTGGGCTACGCACTGACCGGTAGCGCTGTGCAGGAGAAACTGGCACTGAACCGCGAGTTGCCGGCGCTGCTGGCCTGA
- the rpoZ gene encoding DNA-directed RNA polymerase subunit omega — protein sequence MARVTVEDCLDNVDNRFELVMLATKRSRQLATGGKEPKVAPENDKPTVIALREIASGLIDYDVIAEEELIEEEPLFASFEDEANEPL from the coding sequence ATGGCCCGCGTCACCGTTGAAGATTGTCTTGATAACGTCGATAACCGCTTTGAGCTGGTCATGCTGGCCACCAAGCGCTCACGGCAGCTGGCCACTGGCGGCAAAGAGCCGAAAGTTGCCCCGGAAAATGACAAGCCGACCGTCATCGCGCTGCGGGAAATCGCCAGCGGCCTGATCGACTACGACGTCATTGCCGAAGAAGAGCTGATCGAGGAAGAGCCACTGTTCGCCAGCTTCGAGGACGAGGCCAACGAGCCTCTGTAA
- a CDS encoding rubredoxin yields the protein MKKWQCVVCGLIYDESEGWPDDGIAPGTRWEDVPADWLCPDCGVGKADFEMISIN from the coding sequence ATGAAGAAGTGGCAGTGTGTGGTGTGTGGGCTGATTTATGACGAAAGCGAAGGCTGGCCGGACGATGGCATCGCCCCGGGGACCCGCTGGGAAGATGTGCCAGCCGACTGGCTGTGCCCGGACTGCGGCGTGGGCAAGGCCGATTTCGAGATGATCAGCATCAACTGA
- the recG gene encoding ATP-dependent DNA helicase RecG, with translation MTELAQVPLTTLKGVGAALAEKFARVGLENLQDILFHLPLRYQDRTRVTPIGALRPGQDAVIEGVVAGADIVMGRRRSLLVRLQDGSGLLSLRFYHFSQAQKDGLKRGTALRCYGEARAGASGLEIYHPEYRALSGSERPAVEQTLTPIYPTTEGLTQQRLRQLSEQALARLGPHSLPDWLPAELASEYQLGPLDEAIRYLHRPPAGADLEQLAAGEHWAQRRLAFEELLTHQLSLQRLRQAVRAQQAPALALARQLPQQFLQGLGFQLTGAQQRVAAEIAYDLSQHEPMLRLVQGDVGAGKTVVAALAALQALEAGYQVALMAPTELLAEQHFLTFSKWLEPLGIEVAWLAGKLKGKARAAALAQIAGGAPMVIGTHALFQEEVQFQRLALAIIDEQHRFGVQQRLALRQKGIDGRLCPHQLIMTATPIPRTLAMSAYADLDTSILDELPPGRTPVNTLVIGDSRRGEVLERVRAACRDKRQVYWVCTLIEESEELTCQAAETTFSELAAALPEVAVGLIHGRMKPAEKAAVMDEFKQGRLHLLVATTVIEVGVDVPNASLMIIENPERLGLAQLHQLRGRVGRGSAVSHCVLLYQAPLSQLGRQRLAIMRETTDGFVIAEKDLELRGPGEMLGTRQTGLLQFKVADLLRDADLLPAVRDAAQALLERWPQHVSPLLERWLRHGQQYGQV, from the coding sequence ATGACTGAACTGGCACAGGTTCCGCTCACGACACTCAAGGGCGTGGGCGCGGCGCTGGCGGAAAAATTTGCCCGGGTCGGCCTGGAAAACCTGCAGGACATTCTTTTTCACCTGCCGCTGCGCTATCAGGACCGTACCCGCGTGACGCCGATCGGCGCCCTGCGTCCCGGTCAGGATGCGGTGATCGAAGGCGTGGTCGCCGGTGCCGATATCGTCATGGGCCGCCGCCGTAGCCTGCTGGTGCGTCTGCAGGACGGCAGCGGCCTGCTCAGTCTGCGCTTCTACCACTTCAGCCAGGCGCAGAAAGACGGCCTCAAGCGCGGCACCGCCCTGCGCTGCTATGGCGAAGCCCGTGCCGGTGCCTCCGGGCTGGAAATCTACCACCCGGAATACCGTGCCCTGAGTGGCAGCGAGCGCCCGGCGGTGGAACAGACGCTGACACCGATCTACCCGACCACCGAGGGCCTGACCCAGCAACGCCTGCGCCAGCTCAGCGAACAGGCACTGGCGCGCCTCGGACCGCACAGCCTTCCGGACTGGCTGCCCGCCGAGCTGGCAAGCGAATATCAACTCGGCCCGCTGGATGAGGCGATTCGCTATCTGCACCGGCCACCGGCGGGTGCCGATCTGGAGCAGCTGGCCGCAGGTGAGCACTGGGCACAACGGCGGCTGGCCTTCGAAGAGCTGCTCACCCATCAGCTTTCCCTGCAGCGCCTACGCCAGGCCGTGCGGGCCCAGCAGGCACCGGCTCTGGCGCTGGCACGCCAGCTGCCACAGCAGTTTCTGCAAGGGCTGGGCTTCCAGCTGACCGGCGCCCAGCAGCGGGTGGCGGCGGAAATTGCCTATGACCTCAGCCAGCACGAACCGATGCTGCGCCTGGTGCAGGGCGATGTCGGCGCCGGCAAGACGGTGGTTGCGGCCCTGGCCGCGCTGCAGGCGCTGGAGGCCGGCTATCAGGTGGCGCTGATGGCACCGACCGAACTGCTCGCCGAACAGCACTTCCTGACCTTCAGCAAATGGCTCGAACCGCTAGGCATCGAAGTCGCCTGGCTGGCCGGCAAGCTCAAGGGCAAGGCGCGCGCCGCAGCCCTGGCGCAGATTGCCGGCGGGGCGCCGATGGTCATCGGCACCCACGCACTGTTTCAGGAGGAAGTGCAGTTCCAGCGCCTGGCGCTGGCGATCATCGACGAGCAGCACCGCTTCGGCGTGCAGCAGCGCCTGGCGCTACGCCAGAAAGGCATCGACGGCCGGCTCTGTCCGCACCAGCTGATCATGACCGCCACACCGATTCCGCGCACCCTGGCGATGAGTGCCTACGCCGATCTGGATACCTCGATCCTCGATGAACTGCCGCCCGGACGCACCCCGGTGAATACCCTGGTGATCGGCGACAGCCGGCGTGGCGAAGTACTCGAACGGGTGCGCGCGGCCTGCCGTGACAAGCGCCAGGTGTACTGGGTCTGTACCCTGATCGAGGAATCCGAGGAACTCACCTGCCAGGCCGCCGAAACCACCTTCAGCGAACTGGCGGCGGCCCTGCCGGAGGTGGCTGTCGGGCTGATTCACGGGCGCATGAAGCCGGCGGAAAAGGCCGCAGTGATGGATGAGTTCAAACAGGGTCGGCTGCACCTGCTGGTTGCCACCACGGTGATCGAGGTCGGTGTCGACGTACCCAATGCCAGCCTGATGATCATCGAAAACCCCGAGCGCCTCGGTCTGGCCCAGCTGCACCAGCTGCGCGGCCGGGTAGGCCGCGGCAGTGCGGTCAGCCACTGTGTGCTGCTGTACCAGGCGCCGCTGTCGCAACTGGGCCGCCAGCGACTGGCAATCATGCGCGAAACCACCGACGGCTTCGTGATTGCCGAGAAGGATCTGGAACTGCGTGGGCCCGGCGAGATGCTCGGCACCCGGCAGACCGGCCTGCTACAGTTCAAGGTCGCCGACCTGCTGCGCGATGCCGATCTGCTGCCGGCGGTACGCGATGCCGCACAGGCCCTGCTCGAACGCTGGCCGCAGCATGTCAGCCCATTACTGGAGCGCTGGTTACGCCATGGACAGCAGTATGGACAGGTCTGA
- a CDS encoding RidA family protein, whose protein sequence is MSKTVINSDNAPSAIGTYSQAIKAGNTVYLSGQIPLDPKTMELVEGFETQTVQVFENLKAVAEASGGTLKDIVKLNIFLTDLSHFAKVNEVMGRYFAPPYPARAAIGVAALPRGAAVEMDAILVIE, encoded by the coding sequence ATGAGCAAGACCGTAATCAACAGCGACAACGCACCTTCAGCCATCGGTACCTATTCACAGGCAATCAAGGCCGGCAATACCGTGTACCTGTCCGGACAGATCCCGCTGGATCCGAAAACCATGGAGCTGGTCGAAGGCTTCGAAACCCAGACCGTACAGGTGTTCGAAAATCTCAAGGCCGTCGCTGAAGCCTCTGGCGGCACGCTCAAGGACATCGTCAAGCTGAACATCTTCCTCACCGACCTGAGCCACTTCGCCAAGGTCAACGAAGTCATGGGCCGCTATTTCGCGCCACCCTATCCGGCCCGTGCCGCCATCGGTGTTGCTGCCTTGCCGCGCGGCGCGGCAGTCGAGATGGACGCCATACTGGTCATCGAATAA
- a CDS encoding chorismate--pyruvate lyase family protein translates to MPHTLLAQPHQWQTAAQLHPALSATQQQWLFDQESLTRRLTQISHDCFSVTPLQEGWQTLRLDETNALGVPTNSQGWVREVFLRGNGEPWVFARSVAARSALEGSGLDLAQLGSRSLGELLFSDRAFQRGELEASHYPADWLPAEVRSDDLWARRSCFRRGKLAVLVAEVFLPAFWVAAGQS, encoded by the coding sequence GTGCCGCATACCCTACTTGCCCAGCCACACCAGTGGCAGACCGCCGCGCAACTGCATCCGGCTCTCTCTGCCACGCAGCAGCAATGGCTGTTCGATCAGGAGTCATTGACCCGCCGCCTGACCCAAATCAGCCACGACTGCTTCAGCGTCACGCCCTTACAGGAAGGCTGGCAAACCCTGCGGCTGGACGAAACTAACGCACTCGGCGTGCCAACCAACTCACAAGGCTGGGTGCGCGAAGTTTTTCTGCGCGGCAACGGCGAGCCCTGGGTGTTTGCCCGCAGCGTGGCCGCGCGCAGCGCGCTGGAAGGCTCCGGACTGGACCTGGCGCAACTCGGCAGCCGCTCGCTGGGTGAACTGCTGTTCAGCGACCGGGCGTTCCAGCGCGGCGAACTGGAAGCCAGCCATTATCCCGCCGACTGGCTGCCCGCCGAAGTGCGCAGCGACGACTTGTGGGCTCGCCGTTCGTGCTTTCGCCGCGGCAAACTGGCCGTGCTGGTTGCCGAGGTATTCCTGCCGGCGTTCTGGGTCGCCGCCGGGCAGTCATAG
- a CDS encoding aminoacyl-tRNA deacylase and HDOD domain-containing protein, translating to MADGTPHAPAFIRRLLDTLGIALCEVPEQPGIARGQCVQTALLEDSRGSVLLLFSRDQLLDLLLLSELTGRSLRPLRPEGLQRMLDKQQLGCMPGLPPLTRAPCLYDKRLLQQPSLLVASGQPGLLLKLSSADFARLLGNARSASFAVPLDTIALNLDHPDQDFAQIRQAISLNNGSSFAQRLDDALQIPPLAACAQKILKLRVDPDATVDDISKLVESDPGLAQLLLRCTSSASFAAAGKARSVEDAMVRVLGFDLGTHLALGLAVDKSLREASHSPQPLNQCLPQMLQAATIMRLLCQAMPAAQRPEVGLASLCGLLHNIGLVLLTHAFAEKIPLLDQQLEVNPHVHHSYVEQQLLGIRREQLGSWLMRNWDLPAELASALRFQNDPGYCGAHAQYANLLCLTRQLIAAQGTAQAAADAWSQSLFARLGIDQQQAGRIIATLPAAASVTDPAEPLPA from the coding sequence ATGGCTGATGGCACCCCGCACGCACCGGCATTCATTCGTCGCCTGCTCGACACCCTCGGCATAGCGCTGTGTGAAGTACCCGAGCAGCCCGGCATTGCCCGGGGGCAGTGCGTGCAAACGGCACTGCTGGAGGATTCCCGCGGCAGCGTGCTGCTGCTGTTCAGCAGGGATCAATTGCTTGATCTGCTACTACTGTCTGAACTTACCGGGCGCAGCCTGCGGCCGCTCAGACCCGAAGGCCTGCAGCGCATGCTCGACAAGCAGCAGCTGGGCTGCATGCCCGGCTTGCCGCCGCTGACCCGCGCGCCCTGCCTGTACGACAAGCGTCTGCTGCAACAGCCGAGCCTGCTGGTGGCTTCGGGTCAGCCGGGGCTGCTGCTGAAACTGTCCAGTGCAGATTTCGCCCGCTTGCTCGGCAATGCCCGCAGCGCCAGCTTTGCCGTGCCGCTGGACACTATCGCACTGAATCTGGATCACCCCGACCAGGACTTTGCGCAAATCCGTCAGGCCATCAGCCTTAACAACGGCAGCAGCTTTGCACAACGCCTGGATGACGCCCTGCAAATTCCGCCACTGGCAGCCTGCGCCCAGAAAATCCTCAAATTGCGGGTTGACCCGGACGCCACCGTAGACGACATCAGCAAACTGGTGGAAAGCGATCCCGGGCTGGCTCAGCTGTTGCTGCGCTGCACCAGTTCGGCCAGTTTCGCGGCAGCCGGCAAGGCCCGTTCGGTGGAAGACGCCATGGTCCGCGTGCTCGGCTTTGATCTGGGTACCCATCTGGCGCTGGGGCTGGCCGTGGACAAATCCTTGCGGGAAGCCAGCCATAGCCCGCAACCACTCAACCAATGCCTGCCGCAGATGCTGCAGGCCGCCACTATCATGCGCCTGCTGTGTCAGGCCATGCCGGCGGCGCAGCGCCCGGAAGTTGGCCTCGCCAGCCTCTGCGGGCTGCTGCACAACATCGGCCTGGTGCTGCTGACACATGCCTTTGCGGAGAAAATTCCGTTGCTCGACCAGCAACTGGAGGTCAATCCGCATGTGCATCACAGCTACGTAGAACAGCAACTGCTGGGCATTCGCCGCGAGCAACTGGGCAGCTGGTTGATGCGCAACTGGGACCTGCCAGCAGAGCTCGCCAGCGCGCTGCGCTTCCAGAACGATCCGGGCTACTGCGGAGCGCATGCGCAGTACGCCAACCTGTTGTGCCTGACCCGGCAACTGATTGCCGCCCAAGGCACGGCACAGGCAGCAGCTGACGCGTGGAGCCAATCACTGTTTGCGCGCCTGGGTATTGATCAGCAACAGGCCGGGCGGATTATCGCAACGCTACCGGCTGCAGCCTCAGTCACCGACCCGGCAGAACCGCTGCCGGCGTAA
- the spoT gene encoding bifunctional GTP diphosphokinase/guanosine-3',5'-bis pyrophosphate 3'-pyrophosphohydrolase codes for MASIDNLAERLSSYLNKDQVNLVRRAYYYAEQAHDGQQRRSGEPYVTHPLAVANILADMHMDHQSLMAAMLHDVIEDTGIAKEALATQFGNSIAELVDGVSKLNQMNFETKAEAQAENFQKMAMAMARDIRVILVKLGDRLHNMRTLEVLSGEKRRRIAKETLEIYAPIANRLGMHSMFVEFEDLGFKAMFPMRSERIHAAVKRVRGNRKELVNKIEESLTHCLAREGMEGQVVGREKHLYSIYQKMRGKRRAFNEIMDVYGFRIIVDKVDTCYRVLGAVHNLYKPFPGRFKDYIAIPKANGYQSLHTTLFGAHGVPIEIQIRTREMEELAKHGIAAHWLYKSSEEEQPKGSHARARQWVKGILELQQRAGNSLEFIENVKIDLFPDEVYVFTPKGRIMELPKGSTAVDFAYAVHTDVGNSCIACRINRRLAPLSEPLQSGETVEIVTAPGARPNPAWLNFVVSGKARTHIRHSLKLQRRSESVALGERLLNKALAELDSHLDKLPAGRLKLVMGEYKLAELDDLLEDIGMGNRMAYVVARRLLATSTAPDNPLTSETPLAIRGTEGLVLNYAKCCTPIPGDPIIGYLSAGKGMVVHLDSCKNISELRNNPDKCIPLSWAKDVVGEFNVELRVELEHQRGLIALLAATVNGADGNIEKVSMDERDGRISVVQLVVSVHDRVHLARVIKRLRALKGVLRITRVRA; via the coding sequence TTGGCCAGCATCGACAACCTCGCCGAGCGACTCTCCAGCTACCTGAACAAGGACCAGGTCAATCTGGTCCGCCGTGCCTACTACTATGCCGAACAGGCCCACGATGGCCAGCAGCGCCGCAGCGGTGAGCCTTACGTCACCCATCCGCTGGCCGTAGCCAATATCCTGGCTGACATGCACATGGACCATCAGAGCCTGATGGCCGCCATGCTGCACGACGTTATCGAAGACACCGGCATCGCCAAAGAGGCACTGGCCACGCAATTCGGCAACAGCATTGCCGAACTGGTTGACGGCGTCAGCAAGCTCAACCAGATGAACTTCGAGACCAAGGCCGAAGCGCAGGCGGAAAACTTCCAGAAAATGGCCATGGCCATGGCCCGCGATATCCGCGTGATTCTGGTCAAGCTCGGTGACCGCCTGCACAACATGCGCACCCTCGAGGTGCTGTCCGGCGAGAAACGCCGGCGCATCGCCAAGGAAACCCTGGAAATCTACGCACCGATCGCCAACCGGCTGGGCATGCACAGCATGTTTGTCGAGTTCGAGGATCTGGGCTTCAAGGCCATGTTCCCGATGCGTTCCGAGCGCATCCACGCCGCCGTCAAGCGGGTCCGCGGCAACCGCAAGGAACTGGTCAACAAGATCGAGGAATCGCTGACCCACTGCCTTGCCCGCGAGGGCATGGAAGGCCAGGTGGTCGGGCGCGAAAAGCACCTGTACAGCATCTACCAGAAGATGCGCGGCAAACGCCGCGCCTTCAACGAGATCATGGATGTCTACGGCTTCCGCATCATCGTTGACAAGGTGGATACCTGCTACCGCGTGCTCGGTGCCGTGCACAACCTGTACAAGCCGTTTCCCGGGCGCTTCAAGGATTACATCGCGATCCCCAAGGCCAATGGCTACCAGTCGCTGCACACCACCCTGTTCGGCGCCCACGGTGTGCCGATCGAAATCCAGATCCGTACCCGCGAGATGGAAGAACTGGCCAAGCACGGCATCGCCGCCCACTGGCTGTACAAATCCAGCGAAGAAGAGCAGCCCAAGGGCAGTCATGCGCGGGCGCGGCAGTGGGTCAAGGGCATCCTTGAACTGCAACAGCGCGCCGGCAACTCGCTGGAGTTCATCGAAAACGTCAAGATCGACCTGTTCCCCGACGAAGTCTACGTGTTCACCCCCAAAGGCCGCATCATGGAGCTGCCGAAAGGTTCCACGGCGGTCGATTTTGCCTATGCGGTGCACACCGACGTCGGCAACAGCTGCATCGCCTGCCGCATCAACCGGCGCCTGGCACCGCTGTCCGAACCGCTGCAGAGCGGTGAAACCGTGGAAATTGTCACCGCCCCCGGCGCCCGCCCCAACCCGGCCTGGCTTAATTTCGTGGTCAGCGGCAAGGCACGCACACATATCCGCCATTCACTCAAGCTGCAGCGCCGTTCCGAATCGGTAGCCCTGGGCGAGCGCCTGCTGAACAAGGCACTGGCCGAGCTCGACAGCCATCTCGACAAGCTGCCCGCCGGGCGCCTGAAGCTGGTCATGGGCGAATACAAGCTGGCTGAGCTGGACGATCTGCTCGAAGACATCGGCATGGGTAACCGCATGGCCTATGTGGTCGCGCGGCGCCTGCTGGCCACCAGCACCGCCCCTGACAACCCGCTGACCAGCGAGACACCGCTGGCCATTCGCGGCACCGAGGGACTGGTGCTGAACTACGCGAAATGCTGCACGCCGATCCCCGGCGACCCGATTATCGGTTATCTGTCGGCCGGCAAGGGTATGGTGGTGCACCTGGACAGCTGCAAGAACATCAGCGAACTGCGCAACAACCCGGACAAATGCATTCCGCTATCCTGGGCCAAGGACGTGGTTGGCGAGTTCAATGTCGAATTGCGCGTCGAACTGGAACACCAGCGTGGCCTGATCGCCCTGCTGGCGGCGACGGTGAACGGCGCCGATGGCAATATCGAAAAAGTCAGCATGGACGAGCGCGATGGCCGCATCAGCGTCGTGCAGCTGGTGGTCAGCGTGCATGACCGGGTCCACCTGGCGCGCGTGATCAAACGCCTGCGTGCACTCAAGGGCGTGTTGCGCATCACCCGCGTCCGCGCTTGA
- a CDS encoding SDR family oxidoreductase: MPTTLLIAGCGDVGGRLAERMLAADFRVYGLRRSVAALPAGVLPVAADLHNPECPRDWPVAELDYLVYCAAASESSESGYQAAYVDGLRHVLGWLRETGQSPRRVLFVSSTSVYGQQQGEWVDEDTPVQPQGFSGRILLEAEQLLLHSGVPASVVRLSGIYGPGRSWLLNQVRQGYRVASEPPLYGNRIHADDAAGLLQFLLQADQRGAVLQDIYIGVDDCPAPLHEVVGWLREQLGVSGWAAEASVSRAGSKRCRNSRARQLGWVPRYADYREGYAAMLAADAL; this comes from the coding sequence ATGCCTACGACTCTGCTGATTGCCGGTTGCGGCGATGTTGGCGGGCGCCTGGCCGAGCGCATGCTGGCGGCGGATTTTCGTGTGTATGGCCTGCGCCGTTCGGTAGCGGCATTACCGGCGGGTGTACTGCCGGTGGCCGCCGATTTGCACAATCCCGAATGCCCGCGCGACTGGCCCGTGGCCGAGCTGGATTACCTGGTGTATTGCGCAGCGGCCAGTGAAAGCAGTGAAAGCGGTTATCAGGCGGCCTATGTCGATGGCTTGCGCCATGTGCTTGGCTGGTTGCGCGAAACGGGCCAGTCACCGCGCCGGGTACTGTTTGTCTCCAGCACCAGTGTCTATGGCCAACAACAGGGCGAGTGGGTGGATGAGGACACGCCGGTACAGCCACAGGGCTTTTCCGGACGCATTCTGCTCGAAGCTGAACAGCTGCTGTTGCACAGTGGCGTGCCCGCCAGTGTGGTGCGCTTGAGCGGAATTTACGGGCCGGGCCGCAGCTGGTTACTGAATCAGGTGCGCCAGGGCTACCGGGTCGCCAGTGAGCCGCCGCTGTATGGCAACCGCATCCATGCCGACGATGCGGCAGGCCTGTTGCAGTTTTTGCTGCAGGCTGACCAGCGTGGCGCGGTGCTGCAGGATATTTATATCGGCGTGGATGACTGCCCGGCGCCCTTGCATGAAGTGGTCGGCTGGCTGCGCGAGCAGCTGGGAGTCAGCGGTTGGGCGGCTGAAGCCAGCGTGAGCCGTGCCGGCAGCAAACGCTGCCGCAACAGCCGCGCGCGCCAGCTGGGCTGGGTACCGCGTTACGCCGACTACCGCGAGGGTTACGCGGCGATGCTGGCTGCAGATGCGCTTTGA
- a CDS encoding HU family DNA-binding protein, which translates to MRKPELAAVIADKADLTKDQASRVLTIVLDEITNALKRKDSVALVGFGTFLQRHRGARTGKNPQTGAPVQIKASNTVAFKPGKALKDAVN; encoded by the coding sequence ATGCGCAAACCCGAACTCGCCGCTGTTATCGCTGACAAGGCCGACCTCACCAAGGATCAGGCCAGTCGCGTTCTCACCATCGTTCTCGACGAAATCACCAATGCACTGAAGCGCAAGGACAGCGTAGCGCTGGTCGGTTTCGGTACCTTCCTGCAGCGTCACCGTGGTGCGCGTACCGGGAAAAATCCGCAAACCGGCGCGCCGGTGCAGATCAAGGCCAGCAACACCGTGGCCTTCAAGCCGGGCAAGGCGCTGAAAGACGCCGTCAACTGA
- a CDS encoding hydrogen peroxide-inducible genes activator → MTLTELRYIVTLAQEQHFGHAAERCHVSQPTLSVGVKKLEDELGVMLFERSKSAVRLTPVGATIVAQAQKVLEQAQGIRELAQAGKNQLAAPLKVGAIYTIGPYLFPHLIPQLHKVSPNMPLYIEENFTHVLRDKLRNGELDAIIIALPFQEADVLTKALYDEPFCVLMPSDHPWTAKASIDIEQLNDKSLLLLGEGHCFRDQVLEACPATGKGGSGHLHTTVESSSLETIRHMVASGLGVSVLPLSAVDSHHYAPGILEIRPFSAPVPLRTVAIAWRASFPRPKAIEMLADSIRLCSVSHPDRKDA, encoded by the coding sequence ATGACACTCACCGAACTGCGCTACATCGTCACCCTGGCTCAGGAACAGCATTTCGGCCATGCCGCCGAGCGCTGCCATGTCAGCCAGCCGACCCTGTCCGTCGGCGTGAAGAAGCTGGAAGACGAACTCGGCGTGATGCTGTTCGAGCGCAGCAAGAGTGCCGTGCGGCTGACGCCGGTCGGCGCAACCATCGTCGCCCAGGCTCAGAAGGTACTGGAGCAGGCGCAGGGCATCCGCGAACTGGCCCAGGCCGGCAAGAACCAGCTGGCCGCGCCGCTCAAGGTCGGCGCCATCTACACCATCGGCCCCTACCTGTTTCCGCACCTGATACCGCAGCTGCACAAGGTATCGCCGAACATGCCGCTGTACATCGAGGAAAATTTCACCCACGTACTGCGCGACAAACTGCGCAACGGTGAACTGGATGCCATCATCATCGCGCTGCCGTTTCAGGAAGCCGATGTGCTGACCAAGGCGCTCTACGACGAACCCTTTTGTGTGCTGATGCCTTCCGACCATCCGTGGACGGCCAAAGCCAGCATCGACATCGAGCAGCTCAACGACAAGAGCCTGCTGCTGCTGGGCGAAGGCCACTGTTTCCGCGACCAGGTACTGGAAGCCTGCCCGGCCACCGGCAAAGGCGGCAGCGGTCACCTGCACACCACCGTCGAATCCAGCTCGCTGGAAACCATACGCCACATGGTCGCTTCCGGACTCGGCGTCTCGGTGCTGCCGCTGTCGGCCGTCGACAGTCACCACTATGCACCCGGCATTCTGGAAATCCGTCCGTTCAGCGCGCCGGTGCCGCTGCGTACCGTGGCCATCGCCTGGCGTGCCAGTTTCCCGCGGCCCAAGGCGATCGAAATGCTCGCCGACTCCATCCGCCTCTGCTCCGTCAGCCACCCCGACCGCAAAGACGCCTGA